A window from Streptobacillus canis encodes these proteins:
- a CDS encoding helix-turn-helix domain-containing protein: MRYSFEFKKKCVEMYKKGIYPETPDGLRTKRFRDKIRHWVLLADHHGIDILKPKQSWKKWSADEKLVIVNKYLAANSINSISIIEGINPSIISKWVYNYQNYGYNGLIEKKKGRPPMKKKIKDIEENKPRQLNESEYEELIRLREENEYLRTEQAVIKKMMALRKEKEANLLKAKKQE; this comes from the coding sequence ATGCGTTACAGTTTTGAATTTAAAAAGAAATGTGTTGAAATGTACAAAAAAGGAATTTATCCAGAAACACCAGATGGTTTACGAACAAAAAGATTTAGAGATAAAATTAGACATTGGGTATTACTTGCAGATCATCACGGAATTGACATACTTAAACCTAAACAATCTTGGAAAAAATGGTCAGCCGATGAAAAATTAGTTATTGTAAATAAATATTTAGCTGCTAATTCTATTAATTCTATCAGTATTATTGAAGGAATTAACCCTTCTATAATATCTAAATGGGTGTACAATTATCAAAATTATGGGTATAATGGACTTATAGAGAAAAAGAAAGGTCGTCCACCCATGAAAAAGAAAATAAAAGATATAGAAGAGAATAAACCAAGACAATTAAATGAATCTGAATATGAAGAATTAATTAGATTAAGAGAAGAAAATGAATATTTAAGAACAGAGCAGGCTGTAATAAAAAAAATGATGGCCTTGAGAAAAGAAAAGGAAGCAAACTTACTCAAGGCGAAAAAGCAGGAATAG
- the rbsK gene encoding ribokinase — MNKALVVGSLNMDITAKVEKLPKLGETIMGYDCYKSCGGKGANQAVALSKLDMNTKMIGCVGFDSDGDELIENLIKNKVEPIIIKSNKVTGKAIITVDNNGDNNIIVIPGANFEIKKDDIDEKIDFIKETDIVILQNEIPIDVTNYVLKKAKENNKKTIFNPAPAVKLSNEIFKNIDYLILNETEFEYIFETNYEDSEKVLNIKKENSINNLIITLGEKGVRVVNEKFKLIDIPAYKVKAVDTTAAGDSFIGAFASCITKGQSLEESIKFAIAVSAIVVTKNGAQESIPTYEETKRFIESMCI; from the coding sequence TTGAATAAAGCATTAGTGGTAGGAAGTTTAAATATGGATATTACAGCAAAAGTAGAAAAATTACCTAAATTAGGTGAGACAATTATGGGATATGATTGTTATAAAAGTTGTGGAGGTAAGGGGGCAAATCAAGCAGTAGCATTATCAAAGTTAGATATGAATACTAAAATGATAGGATGTGTTGGTTTTGATAGTGATGGGGATGAATTAATTGAAAATTTAATTAAGAATAAAGTAGAACCAATAATTATAAAAAGTAATAAAGTTACTGGAAAAGCTATAATTACAGTAGATAATAATGGTGATAATAATATAATAGTAATTCCAGGTGCTAACTTTGAAATAAAAAAAGATGATATAGATGAAAAAATAGATTTTATTAAAGAAACAGATATAGTTATTTTACAAAATGAAATACCTATTGATGTTACAAATTACGTATTAAAAAAAGCAAAAGAAAATAATAAAAAAACAATTTTTAATCCTGCGCCAGCAGTAAAATTATCTAATGAAATTTTTAAAAATATAGATTACTTAATTTTGAATGAAACAGAATTTGAATATATTTTTGAAACAAATTATGAAGATAGTGAAAAAGTATTAAATATAAAAAAAGAAAATTCAATAAATAACTTAATAATAACGCTTGGAGAAAAAGGTGTTAGAGTAGTAAATGAAAAGTTTAAATTAATAGATATTCCAGCTTATAAAGTAAAAGCTGTAGATACAACTGCCGCAGGAGATTCATTTATTGGAGCGTTTGCATCATGTATTACTAAAGGCCAAAGTTTAGAAGAGTCTATTAAATTTGCCATTGCGGTATCAGCTATAGTAGTTACTAAAAATGGAGCTCAAGAAAGTATACCAACTTATGAAGAAACAAAAAGATTTATAGAAAGTATGTGCATATAA
- a CDS encoding AbgT family transporter: protein MKKSKFSPILIFIFLWIIVLIFSYILRDTSFYLETQDKNYVIENLLNHSGIEWILSNGVKNFSDFNVLPIVLIVVLGIGIAEETKYLELVLKQLIIKIPKYLITPLLLLLGIIGNLAGSASFAIVPSLGAIMFKIANKNPLLGIITGFIGVAGGLSANIFISTTDVISSSITQNAARIVDKNFNVLPTSNWYFFAVSTILLMLVGTLVIEYIVSPMVNKYEVINFQEEIVDLSKNEKKGIFYANISLLGYLLILILLFIPKNGILRGVDGDLINSTLIKGIIPIITLLFMIPAIVFGKHIKLINNFNDFIDLLNKSISKYSNFIVLCFFASQFIGIFKKSNIGLYFSYLGIKLISKFNLNIYVFIILFIVFSMILNIFIGSMSAKWIIMAPIFIPLFINLGFTPAFGQLVFRIADSVTNPISPLEPFVPFILATMNKYNKDIGFYELFKFMFPLSISFLIVWLIQLFIYILFNFNIGPSTSIFI from the coding sequence ATGAAGAAAAGTAAATTTAGTCCTATACTTATTTTTATTTTTTTATGGATAATAGTATTAATTTTTTCCTACATACTTAGAGATACAAGTTTTTATTTAGAGACTCAAGATAAAAATTATGTAATAGAAAATTTATTAAACCATTCAGGAATTGAATGGATTTTAAGTAATGGAGTAAAAAATTTTTCAGATTTTAATGTATTACCAATAGTTTTAATTGTAGTTTTAGGAATAGGTATAGCTGAAGAAACAAAATATTTAGAATTAGTTTTAAAACAACTAATAATAAAAATACCGAAATATTTAATTACACCATTACTATTATTGTTAGGTATAATAGGTAATCTTGCGGGAAGTGCTTCCTTTGCTATTGTGCCATCATTAGGGGCTATAATGTTTAAAATTGCAAATAAAAACCCCTTATTAGGAATAATTACAGGTTTTATCGGAGTTGCTGGAGGATTAAGTGCTAATATATTTATTTCAACAACTGATGTAATAAGTTCTTCAATAACACAAAATGCTGCAAGAATTGTAGATAAAAATTTTAATGTATTACCTACATCAAATTGGTATTTTTTTGCTGTTTCTACTATATTACTTATGTTAGTAGGTACTTTGGTTATAGAATATATTGTTTCTCCTATGGTTAATAAATATGAAGTAATAAATTTTCAAGAGGAAATAGTAGATTTATCAAAAAATGAAAAAAAAGGAATTTTTTATGCAAATATTTCATTATTAGGATATTTATTAATATTGATTCTATTATTTATACCTAAAAATGGAATTTTAAGAGGAGTGGATGGAGATTTAATAAATTCAACATTAATTAAAGGAATAATACCTATAATTACATTATTATTTATGATTCCAGCTATTGTTTTTGGTAAACATATTAAACTAATAAATAATTTTAATGATTTCATAGATTTATTGAATAAAAGTATAAGTAAATATTCTAACTTTATTGTTTTATGTTTTTTTGCCTCTCAGTTTATAGGGATATTTAAGAAAAGTAATATTGGATTATATTTTTCATATTTAGGGATAAAATTAATATCTAAGTTTAATTTAAATATATATGTCTTTATTATTTTATTTATAGTATTTTCAATGATTTTAAATATTTTTATTGGATCAATGAGTGCAAAGTGGATTATAATGGCACCAATTTTTATACCTTTATTTATAAATTTAGGATTTACTCCTGCATTTGGGCAATTGGTATTTAGAATAGCTGATTCTGTTACGAATCCAATTTCACCATTAGAACCTTTTGTACCTTTTATTTTAGCAACTATGAATAAATATAATAAAGATATTGGTTTTTATGAATTATTTAAATTTATGTTCCCTTTATCAATTTCATTTTTAATAGTTTGGTTGATACAGTTATTTATATATATATTATTTAATTTTAATATTGGTCCATCAACATCAATATTTATTTAA